The Anastrepha ludens isolate Willacy chromosome 2, idAnaLude1.1, whole genome shotgun sequence genome contains a region encoding:
- the LOC128855956 gene encoding uncharacterized protein LOC128855956, producing the protein MSIAFEMDERLQEIFHLRPLQDETIAYRNNIKLYQTLMKQTCKAELQNIVNVEMDIACTKLRMPDPKLVPPLSANCMDCTPKIESLLEETKMTSIGMKLL; encoded by the exons ATGTCTATCGCCTTTGAAATGG acGAGCGACTGCAGGAAATTTTCCATTTACGACCTTTACAGGACGAAACTATTGCCTATCGCAATAATATAAAACTTTACCAAACTCTGATGAAGCAGACTTGCAAAGCGGAACTTCAGAATATT GTAAATGTAGAAATGGATATTGCGTGCACAAAATTGAGAATGCCCGATCCAAAATTAGTGCCACCACTTTCTGCCAACTGTATGGATTGCACACCGAAG ATAGAATCACTCCTGGAAGAAACTAAGATGACTTCTATAGGAATGAAACTGCTATAA
- the LOC128855955 gene encoding uncharacterized protein LOC128855955 isoform X2 has protein sequence MSSSKECTTQICQYQSLGQRYTGSKRPDLELTLREYGKDSVEIELTNLRYTTQKRKQIKHICMLITMYVVYSILKSKSCLLFKGHILCDFSFLFWLIYRLFGLFSLIQTEKILFCLDLALQCHTVRFLSRTLNLFIPANSIYDVVINEMDVHYILIIRTKGDIFQKKPIIALFNSLHPSFECLHMVYKSLNKIRQQSSPI, from the exons ATGTCTTCGTCCAAAGAGTGCACTACGCAAATATGCCAATATCAGAGTCTGGGGCAAAGATACACCGGCAGTAAGAGACCAGATCTTGAGCTTACCTTGCGCGAATATGGCAAAGATTCTGTTGAAATAGAACTAACCAATTTGCGATATACCACTCAGAAAAGGAAACAAATTAAGCACATATGTATGCTTATAACTATGTATGTGGTGTATAGCATTTTGAAATCTAAAAGTTGCCTATTATTCAAAGGACACATATTGTGCGACTTCAGCTTCCTTTTCTGGTTAATTTACCGACTCTTCGGTTTATTTTCCTTAATTCAAACTG aaaaaattctatTCTGCCTGGACCTCGCTCTTCAATGCCACACAGTGCGATTTTTGTCGCGtaccttaaatttatttattcctgCCAACAGTATTTATGATGTTGTAATAAACGAG ATGGATGTGCATTACATACTTATCATTCGAACAAAAggagatatttttcaaaagaaaccgATAATTGCCCTTTTCAAT AGTTTGCATCCATCATTCGAGTGTTTACATATGGTTTATAAAAGCCTCAACAAAATAAGACAACAATCAAGCCCAATTTAG
- the LOC128855955 gene encoding uncharacterized protein LOC128855955 isoform X1: MSSSKECTTQICQYQSLGQRYTGSKRPDLELTLREYGKDSVEIELTNLRYTTQKRKQIKHICMLITMYVVYSILKSKSCLLFKGHILCDFSFLFWLIYRLFGLFSLIQTEKILFCLDLALQCHTVRFLSRTLNLFIPANSIYDVVINEVIENMDVHYILIIRTKGDIFQKKPIIALFNSLHPSFECLHMVYKSLNKIRQQSSPI, translated from the exons ATGTCTTCGTCCAAAGAGTGCACTACGCAAATATGCCAATATCAGAGTCTGGGGCAAAGATACACCGGCAGTAAGAGACCAGATCTTGAGCTTACCTTGCGCGAATATGGCAAAGATTCTGTTGAAATAGAACTAACCAATTTGCGATATACCACTCAGAAAAGGAAACAAATTAAGCACATATGTATGCTTATAACTATGTATGTGGTGTATAGCATTTTGAAATCTAAAAGTTGCCTATTATTCAAAGGACACATATTGTGCGACTTCAGCTTCCTTTTCTGGTTAATTTACCGACTCTTCGGTTTATTTTCCTTAATTCAAACTG aaaaaattctatTCTGCCTGGACCTCGCTCTTCAATGCCACACAGTGCGATTTTTGTCGCGtaccttaaatttatttattcctgCCAACAGTATTTATGATGTTGTAATAAACGAGGTGATTGAAAAT ATGGATGTGCATTACATACTTATCATTCGAACAAAAggagatatttttcaaaagaaaccgATAATTGCCCTTTTCAAT AGTTTGCATCCATCATTCGAGTGTTTACATATGGTTTATAAAAGCCTCAACAAAATAAGACAACAATCAAGCCCAATTTAG